From the genome of Carassius auratus strain Wakin chromosome 26, ASM336829v1, whole genome shotgun sequence, one region includes:
- the plk1 gene encoding serine/threonine-protein kinase PLK1, protein MSAAIAKTAKPSGHVDPKSAPLKEIPDILVDPRTMKRYMRGRFLGKGGFAKCYEITDMDTKEVFAGKVVPKSMLLKPHQKEKMSTEIAIHKSLDNSHVVGFHGFFEDDDFVYVVLEICRRRSLLELHKRRKAVTEPEARYFMRQTIQGCQYLHNNRVIHRDLKLGNLFLNDDMDVKIGDFGLATKIEFDGERKKTLCGTPNYIAPEVLCKKGHSFEVDVWSLGCILYTLLVGKPPFETSCLKETYIRIKKNEYAVPRHINPVAAALIRRMLHADPMLRPSVSELLTDEFFTSGYAPLRLPTSCLTVPPRFSIAPSSLDPALLRKPLSSLNKGTDSPIEKMGKMEQPQSEDLQQRDGVEQPDTHLSDMLQQLASLNTARPSERDFIRQEEAEDPACIPIFWISKWVDYSDKYGLGYQLCDNSVGVLFNDSTRLIMYTDGDSLQYIDRNSAESYLSVRSYPSALSKKITLLKYFRNYMSEHLLKAGANITPRDGDELIRLPYLRHWFRTKSAIVLHLSNGTVQINFFQDHTKLILCPLMGAVTYINEKREFYTYKMSLIEEFGCCKELASRLRYARNMVEKLMACKSTATSAR, encoded by the exons ATGAGCGCTGCAATCGCAAAGACGGCGAAGCCATCGGGTCACGTCGACCCCAAATCTGCTCCTTTGAAAGAGATTCCTGACATTCTGGTGGATCCCAGAACCATGAAGAGATACATGCGAGGTCGCTTTCTGGGAAAGGGAGGATTTGCGAAATGCTACGAAATCACAGATATGGACACAAAGGAGGTTTTCGCAGGGAAAGTGGTGCCTAAGTCAATGCTACTGAAGCCGCACCAGAAAGAGAAAATGAGCACAGAAATCGCCATTCACAAGAGTCTCGATAACTCACACGTCGTGGGATTTCACGGCTTTTTTGAGGATGATGACTTTGTGTACGTGGTGCTGGAAATCTGCCGGAGACGG TCTCTCCTTGAATTGCACAAGCGGAGGAAGGCAGTGACGGAGCCTGAGGCCAGATACTTCATGCGCCAGACTATCCAGGGTTGTCAGTACTTGCACAACAATCGGGTCATCCACCGTGATCTCAAGCTTGGAAATCTATTCCTCAATGATGACATGGATGTGAAAATtg GTGACTTTGGTTTGGCCACTAAGATCGAGtttgatggagagagaaagaagacCCTGTGTGGCACGCCGAACTATATAGCCCCAGAGGTGCTCTGCAAGAAAGGCCACAGCTTCGAAGTAGACGTATGGTCACTGGGATGCATTCT ATATACACTGTTGGTTGGCAAGCCACCATTTGAGACGTCCTGTCTGAAGGAGACCTACATCAGAATCAAGAAGAATGAGTACGCTGTTCCTAGA caCATTAATCCAGTTGCTGCTGCTCTGATTCGTCGGATGCTGCACGCTGACCCGATGCTCAGACCTTCAGTGTCCGAGCTGCTCACTGATGAGTTTTTCACCTCTGGTTATGCGCCTCTGCGGCTGCCCACTTCCTGTCTCACTGTACCTCCCAGGTTCTCCATCGCCCCCTCCAGCCTGGATCCCGCCCTCCTTCGCAAACCCCTCTCGTCACTTAATAAAG GAACCGATAGTCCTATTGAGAAAATGGGGAAAATGGAGCAGCCACAAAGTGAAGATCTTCAGCAAAG GGATGGAGTTGAACAACCTGACACTCATCTAAGTGACATGCTGCAGCAGCTGGCCAGCCTCAACACGGCCAGGCCATCTGAGAGAGACTTTATTAGACAAG AGGAAGCAGAGGACCCTGCATGTATACCTATCTTCTGGATTAGTAAATGGGTCGACTACTCTGACAAATATGGCCTTG GTTACCAGCTGTGTGATAACAGCGTAGGCGTTCTGTTCAATGATTCCACCCGTTTGATCATGTACACTGACGGTGACAGTTTGCAGTACATCGACCGCAACTCTGCAGAATCCTACCTCAGTGTTCGCTCCTACCCTTCTGCACTCTCCAAAAAG ATTACGCTCCTCAAGTACTTCAGGAATTACATGAGCGAGCACTTGCTGAAGGCCGGGGCAAACATAACGCCACGTGATGGGGATGAACTGATCCGGTTGCCTTACCTCCGCCATTGGTTCCGCACAAAGAGCGCCATAGTGCTACACCTGAGCAATGGAACCGTGCAGATCAACTTCTTCCAG GACCACACTAAGCTTATTTTGTGTCCCTTGATGGGTGCAGTGACGTACATCAATGAGAAGCGGGAGTTCTACACCTATAAGATGAGTTTAATTGAGGAGTTTGGGTGCTGTAAAGAGTTGGCCAGCCGTTTGCGCTATGCTCGTAACATGGTAGAAAAGCTCATGGCCTGCAAAAGCACCGCTACATCAGCCCGTTAA
- the rasd3 gene encoding RASD family member 3 — translation MSLLVREHRTVRFVFLGAAGVGKTALITRFLQNRFDSKYTRTVEELHALEYDTDGSSVRIEILDTSGSYSFPAMRALCIRTGDAFALVYAADEPDSLEEVQRLREEILELKGEKFTGITVIENKADLGSRSRQATAEVMRAVEEDWGAGFVETSARTGENVTGVFRDLLQQMKLPSRVSPALRRRTQTMSREHTETRKKPPMKKNNSCILS, via the coding sequence ATGTCTTTGCTGGTGCGGGAGCATCGGACGGTCCGCTTTGTGTTTTTGGGCGCCGCCGGGGTTGGAAAAACTGCTCTGATCACCCGTTTCTTGCAAAATCGCTTCGACTCCAAATACACACGCACGGTGGAGGAGCTTCACGCTCTTGAGTACGACACAGACGGCTCGAGTGTGCGCATTGAGATCTTGGACACGAGCGGTAGTTATTCGTTCCCAGCGATGCGCGCTTTGTGCATCCGAACCGGCGACGCGTTTGCGCTTGTGTACGCCGCGGACGAGCCAGACTCATTGGAGGAGGTGCAGAGACTCCGTGAGGAGATCCTGGAGTTGAAGGGAGAGAAGTTCACTGGAATCACGGTGATAGAGAACAAAGCGGACCTGGGCAGCCGGAGTCGCCAGGCCACTGCTGAGGTGATGCGCGCGGTGGAGGAGGACTGGGGCGCCGGCTTTGTGGAGACGTCCGCACGCACCGGGGAGAACGTCACCGGTGTGTTTCGGGACTTGCTTCAACAGATGAAGTTACCGAGCCGCGTGAGCCCGGCACTGCGCAGACGGACGCAGACAATGAGCAGAGAACATACAGAGACGCGGAAAAAGCCTCCAATGAAGAAGAACAACAGCTGTATCTTGTCTTAA
- the palb2 gene encoding partner and localizer of BRCA2, translating to MSEEIHPNEDKETLRRRLEQLKQEYEKTAQRLQRAERHDAILRLTQNNSPHTSSVSSSMPTSEYSENHENLQLQTSLVAERNRSGISAVPKIPAVQLDFIEIMSTPPLYSPVCKRSPAHRLRSKRSRLRLRNKERESDSEISQEKERDGSGDCICEKVDTEIKEGSEWTENKNSLKGIRKYGKMEDEDGEKKKEREIEKMSAEREKNQDRSIGIRKVGKISKPSQELDNDCALNCSMSQSDNKLSKVSSEENQNSHRSQKKVNVEQKSHSGSAVSIQTSSFRHSSEGVQITDKSQEMLEQTNQLLKDSNKGYDDRIDIKQSGVLDSCTLVEGLPFPVEYYIRTTRRMAASHSSVNLDAVIYSQLTGGRGRRRLSQSQTSGRGHMTTEHSVCRSTDQARRGRKGQRGRRGRPRSTASCAKADPDCTISHSPSKSQAESKSMSHTESPSQSVLVLDRLESQEVSSPGPTVSLKPSPEQGVTQDFTHLPDSQLCFDSQLLPDSNVFPIFRRKHGQSGKASQTDQSPLLPSLASLIQALQEKGKKNGLLAALDFQDFHLPDEDFGQQKLERLRLSSSVVEPFVQHPLVYNTRQSSRRQRMSGRKSNCEARYSAGELFTPEALTTSSLEDSLPLCQSDPADQSQTEIEKDLNAVNEIKTLSSEVMDSIQMIKPEPDGSINNERKAVAPLKSSETENINEIQSQTKMQKQSHMLPENSSLCPVVLSLSPSLTSHTQKSQDPVLPSLGMSPHFLTPGSPLDLRSPLFSSSGILRSPSSVPLMGFVSPESVSVKTGYIRNQGGSESQNQTQISQETVTEVQNTVKPHIPSQNNTTLGYENLSVLQMESSIISENEQKRECSLDTESNLECGNKINCTPENELQLLNIPEPVIFKTVFESEIQTKNSSEMDIETYKCSELGSETQSMGLNQNVKSGAVGQTPVETTSLDTSTYQRTERRTGFDNNSSQLVERNTVPSNNQKLVHEESLTGTSFTDEVHCSAVLQEMHTFKALEGGCVLDLCLVRWPSEDWCICVAGEWSICLWAQMKEIQSWCLLQTWTFAQSVMSLQGIPDSSGLLCVTLGHLEITEARILCCPSTDGPFSQNAVCKDTLQAVLGVSNCRLVCCSSPGDQQRVSVLTVTQDGRVKNTLLLASAKQNIRTLAAVEGEKDALIGWTECKTLLIWNMKTCQLLQTIYLEKTLTMTNCMKGYCYRGVLCVLLQNAGNVCDDESNASLFTLIATNPLTGKHITLTSINCPDQHKQQLIDGDVLGTGLVGVFQSGYLAVWDLRGAVVKVVGVLDELCRLARWAGPDMLLTGYLNGDVSVFHYKST from the exons ATGTCAGAGGAGATTCACCCTAACGAAGATAAAGAGACC TTGAGAAGACGATTGGAGCAGCTGAAGCAAGAGTATGAGAAGACCGCACAGAGACTGCAG AGAGCAGAGCGCCATGATGCCATTCTCAGACTTACACAGAATAACTCTCCACACACATCTTCTGTGTCTTCATCCATGCCAACATCAGAATATTCAGAAAACCATGAGAATCTGCAATTACAAACCA GCCTAGTTGCAGAAAGAAACCGCTCTGGTATTTCCGCTGTACCGAAAATCCCTGCAGTCCAATTGGATTTTATCGAGATTATGTCCACACCGCCGTTGTACTCCCCAGTATGCAAACGAAGCCCCGCCCACCGCCTGCGTTCTAAGCGTAGTCGACTGCGTCTACGGAACAAAGAGCGAGAATCAGACAGTGAAATCAGCCAAGAAAAAGAAAGGGATGGAAGTGGAGACTGTATTTGTGAAAAGGTGGACACCGAAATAAAGGAGGGTAGTGAATGGACTGAAAACAAGAACAGTCTAAAAGGAATAAGAAAATATGGTAAAATGGAAGACGAGGAcggtgaaaagaaaaaagaaagagaaattgaGAAGATGTCGGCTGAGAGGGAGAAGAACCAGGACAGGTCAATTGGAATAAGAAAAGTTGGTAAAATTTCGAAGCCATCACAAGAACTGGATAATGATTGTGCATTAAACTGCTCTATGAGCCAGTCAGATAATAAACTGTCAAAAGTTTCAAGTGAAGAAAATCAGAACTCTCACCGTAGCCAGAAAAAGGTTAACGTTGAGCAAAAATCACACTCAGGTTCAGCTGTGTCTATCCAAACCTCATCTTTCCGTCACTCATCCGAGGGAGTACAGATTACTGACAAATCACAAGAGATGCTTGAACAAACTAACCAGTTGCTCAAAGACTCAAATAAAGGTTATGATGACAGGATAGACATTAAACAATCTGGTGTTCTGGACTCTTGCACGCTGGTTGAGGGTTTACCGTTTCCCGTGGAGTATTATATCCGGACGACAAGGCGCATGGCTGCATCTCACAGCTCTGTCAATTTAGATGCTGTCATTTACAGCCAGCTCACTGGGGGGCGGGGCAGACGCAGGCTCAGCCAATCGCAAACGAGTGGTAGAGGTCACATGACCACGGAGCATTCAGTCTGCAGGTCCACTGACCAGGCCAGACGTGGAAGAAAGGGTCAGAGAGGGAGAAGAGGTCGTCCAAGAAGCACTGCTTCATGTGCCAAAGCTGATCCTGATTGTACAATATCACATTCCCCAAGTAAATCTCAAGCAGAATCAAAGTCCATGTCTCACACTGAATCACCCAGTCAATCAGTATTGGTCCTTGACAGGCTAGAGTCTCAGGAAGTCAGTTCTCCTGGGCCCACAGTGAGTTTAAAGCCAAGTCCAGAGCAAGGAGTTACTCAGGATTTTACGCATCTACCAGATTCTCAGCTTTGCTTTGATTCCCAACTCCTCCCGGATTCAAATGTGTTCCCTATTTTCAGAAGAAAACACGGCCAATCTGGAAAAGCATCTCAGACAG aTCAGTCACCTCTTCTGCCCTCATTAGCTTCACTCATTCAGGCTCTTCAAGAAAAGGGTAAGAAAAATGGACTGCTGGCGGCACTTGATTTCCAGGATTTCCACCTGCCTGATGAGGATTTTGGACAACAAAAATTAGAAAGATTGCGCTTGTCATCTTCAGTCGTAGAGCCCTTCGTACAGCATCCTCTTGTTTACAATACACGGCAGAGCAGCAGGCGCCAGAGAATGAGTGGGAGAAAGAGTAATTGTGAAGCACGTTACTCAGCGGGTGAACTATTTACTCCAGAAGCCCTAACTACCTCTTCTCTTGAGGATAGTTTACCTCTTTGTCAGTCAGACCCTGCTGACCAGTCACAGACAGAGATAGAAAAGGACCTCAACGCTGTAAATGAAATAAAGACCCTCTCCTCAGAAGTTATGGACAGTATACAGATGATCAAACCTGAACCAGACGGAAGCATAAATAATGAGAGAAAAGCTGTGGCCCCACTTAAATCCTCAGAAACTGAAAACATTAATGAGATTCAGTCGCAAACAAAGATGCAAAAACAATCTCACATGCTCCCGGAGAACAGCTCGCTTTGCCCTGTGGTACTTAGTTTGAGCCCATCTCTGACTTCACATACACAGAAAAGTCAAGATCCTGTCCTTCCATCTTTGGGAATGTCCCCTCACTTTTTGACTCCAGGTTCACCATTAGACCTCCGGTCACCTCTGTTTTCTTCCTCTGGTATCCTTAGGTCTCCCTCCTCAGTTCCACTTATGGGATTTGTGTCTCCAGAATCAGTCTCAGTTAAAACAGGGTACATCAGAAATCAGGGAGGTTCAGAATCACAAAATCAAACTCAAATAAGTCAAGAAACAGTAACAGAAGTTCAGAATACTGTGAAACCACATATACCATCCCAAAACAACACTACACTGGGATATGAAAACTTAAGTGTCCTGCAAATGGAATCCTCAATCATCTCAGAAAATGAACAGAAACGTGAATGCAGTCTTGATACGGAAAGCAATCTTGAATGTGGAAATAAGATCAATTGCACGCCAGAAAATGAACTTCAACTCCTCAACATTCCTGAACCAGTGATTTTTAAAACTGTCTTTGAGTCTGAAATCCAAACCAAGAACAGTTCTGAAATGGACATTGAAACCTATAAATGCTCTGAGCTTGGGTCTGAAACCCAAAGTATGGGGTTAAACCAAAATGTGAAATCTGGAGCTGTAGGTCAAACTCCTGTTGAGACGACCTCTTTGGACACTTCCACCTATCAGAGAACAGAAAGAAGGACTGGTTTTGACAACAACAGTTCTCAGTTAGTGGAGCGTAACACTGTTCCATCCAACAACCAGAAATTAGTGCATGAGGAATCCCTAACTGGCACTTCATTTACTGATGAAGTTCATTGTTCTGCAGTCCTGCAGGAAATGCACACTTTTAAG GCGCTGGAGGGTGGATGTGTGTTAGATTTGTGTTTGGTGCGATGGCCATCGGAGGACTGGTGCATATGTGTGGCAGGAGAATGGAGCATTTGCCTTTGGGCTCAGATGAAGGAAATTCAGTCATGGTGTCTTTTACAAACCTGGACATTTGCACAG TCCGTGATGTCTTTGCAAGGGATACCAGACTCTTCAGGACTGCTTTGTGTCACTCTGGGTCACTTGGAAATCACAGAGGCAAG GATCCTTTGCTGTCCAAGTACGGATGGGCCATTCTCTCAGAACGCTGTGTGCAAGGACACGTTACAAGCCGTGTTGGGTGTGTCTAACTGTCGGCTTGTGTGTTGCTCCTCCCCTGGAGATCAACAAAGAGTCAGTGTTCTAACAGTAACTCAAGATGGAAG GGTAAAGAACACTCTTCTCCTGGCCTCTGCTAAACAGAACATTCGAACCCTTGCAGCTGTCGAGGGTGAAAAAGATGCTCTGATTGGTTGGACAGAATGTAAAACTCTCCTTATATG GAACATGAAAACATGCCAGCTGCTGCAGACTATATACCTGGAAAAGACTTTAACCATGACAAACTGCATGAAGGGATATTGTTACAGA gGGGTGCTGTGTGTTTTGCTTCAGAATGCAGGAAATGTGTGTGATGATGAGAGTAACGCATCTCTTTTCACACTGATTGCCACAAACCCTCTCACTGGCAAACATATCACACTAACCTCTATCAACTGTCCTGATCAACACAAACAGCA GTTAATAGATGGTGATGTCTTGGGCACCGGGCTTGTTGGTGTTTTTCAGTCTGGTTATCTTGCTGTTTGGGATCTCAGAGGAGCCGTGGTTAAAGTTGTTGGTGTGCTGGATGAGTTGTGTCGACTAGCCCGCTGGGCAGGGCCAGATATGCTGCTGACTGGATATCTGAATGGAGATGTTAGTGTGTTTCATTATAAATCTACATAA
- the LOC113044529 gene encoding acyl carrier protein, mitochondrial-like: MAARVIARCVRSLNHRTVCFNRVNTVATLTAAPLIRGRAFSQLTHGHKSPLEQFSISSFQVFQWRQYGDLPPLTLDSIHERVLYVLKLYDKISPEKLQATSHFMKDLGLDSLDQVEIIMAMEDEFGFEIPDADAEKLMTPQEIVQYIADKKDVYELA; the protein is encoded by the exons ATGGCGGCGCGCGTCATTGCCCGGTGTGTCCGATCACTGAACCACCGTACTGTATGTTTTAACCGTGTCAATACTGTCGCGACATTAACAGCAGCTCCGCTCATCCGTGGACGAGCATTCTCACAGCTGACTCATGGACACAAGTCTCCGCTGGAGCAG TTCTCCATCAGTTCATTTCAGGTTTTTCAGTGGAGGCAGTACGGTGACTTGCCCCCATTAACCCTGGACTCTATCCATGAGCGTGTCCTCTATGTCCTGAAACTCTATGACAAGATCAGCCCAGAGAAG CTTCAGGCTACGTCTCACTTCATGAAGGATTTGGGATTGGACAGTTTAGATCAAGTGGAGATCATCATGGCCATGGAAGATGAATTTG GTTTTGAAATTCCTGATGCTGATGCAGAGAAGTTGATGACACCACAAGAGATTGTTCAGTACATCGCAGACAAGAAGGATGTTTATGAATTAGCATAA